From a single Candidatus Deferrimicrobium sp. genomic region:
- the glgB gene encoding 1,4-alpha-glucan branching protein GlgB, translating into MKTTLRKQDLDLLVGARHWDPFSVLGPHIVEEGGRRIVTIRVIQPRAREVQVLRDNGATRRASMTRIHPDGVFETHFPLDTEIFSYRLEITGSDGYRWTQHDPYAFGTVLTDFDIHLLSEGSHLTQYEKLGSHVVDIGGIRGTAFAVWAPNAERVSVICNFNHWDGRVHPMRNRGESGIWEIFLPGVVEEEVYKYEIRSRGTGELLSKTDPFGFRFELPPRTGTIVCTIDGHKWGDAAWMEERPRRNVLETPMAVYEAHLGSWKRKEGEEGPYLSYRELADDLVPYVKEMGYTHIELLPVAEHPFDGSWGYQVLGYFAPTSRHGRPAEFMEFVDRCHREGIGVIVDWVPAHFPRDAHGLARFDGTHLYEHADPRMGEHRDWGTLIFNYGRREVANFLLSSALFWLDKYHIDGLRVDAVASMLYLDYSRKPGEWIPNVHGGNENLEAIAFIKRMNELVYKRYPGAITVAEESTAWPAVSRPTYLGGLGFTLKWNMGWMHDMLSFIEQEPIHRKYHFGQLTFSLLYAFHENFVLPFSHDEVVHLKRSLLDKMPGDLWGKFANLRLLYAYMYAHPGKKLLFMGGEFAQWEEWNHDRPLSWELLRWDTHQGVQRFVRDLNRLYRDIPALHEVDFRPEGFEWIDFRDVDNSVVSFLRRGKNPDVAVVCVFNFTPVPREKYRVGVPWAGRYREALNSDAAAYGGSNAGNGGSVAAENVPWMGHPHSVSLTLPPLGAIFLLPES; encoded by the coding sequence ATGAAGACCACTCTCCGGAAGCAGGACCTCGACCTCCTCGTCGGCGCCCGTCACTGGGACCCCTTCTCCGTCCTCGGCCCCCATATCGTTGAGGAAGGAGGACGGCGGATCGTCACCATCCGGGTGATCCAGCCCAGGGCTCGCGAGGTCCAGGTGCTGCGCGACAACGGCGCGACGCGACGCGCCTCCATGACCCGCATCCACCCCGACGGAGTGTTCGAGACCCACTTTCCGCTCGACACGGAGATCTTTTCGTACCGGCTTGAGATCACCGGCAGCGACGGCTATCGGTGGACGCAGCACGACCCCTACGCGTTCGGAACGGTCCTCACCGATTTCGACATTCATCTCCTGTCCGAGGGGAGCCACCTGACACAGTACGAGAAACTGGGAAGCCATGTCGTCGACATCGGAGGGATCCGGGGAACGGCATTCGCGGTATGGGCGCCCAACGCGGAGCGCGTCTCCGTAATCTGCAATTTCAACCATTGGGACGGTCGCGTGCACCCGATGCGCAACCGGGGAGAATCCGGGATCTGGGAGATCTTCCTCCCCGGCGTCGTCGAGGAGGAGGTCTACAAATACGAGATCCGTTCCCGGGGCACGGGCGAATTGTTAAGCAAGACCGACCCGTTCGGCTTCCGGTTCGAGCTCCCGCCGCGGACGGGAACGATCGTCTGCACCATTGACGGTCACAAGTGGGGCGACGCGGCGTGGATGGAGGAACGGCCGCGACGAAACGTCCTCGAAACCCCCATGGCGGTGTACGAGGCCCACCTGGGCTCCTGGAAACGGAAGGAGGGCGAGGAGGGGCCGTATCTGTCGTACAGGGAACTGGCCGACGACCTCGTTCCCTACGTCAAGGAGATGGGATACACCCACATCGAGCTCCTCCCGGTCGCGGAACATCCATTCGACGGATCGTGGGGATACCAGGTGCTCGGGTACTTCGCACCGACGTCGCGCCACGGCCGCCCGGCGGAGTTCATGGAGTTCGTCGACCGGTGCCACCGCGAGGGGATCGGGGTAATCGTCGACTGGGTGCCGGCCCACTTTCCCCGCGACGCCCACGGGCTGGCGCGGTTCGACGGGACCCATCTCTACGAGCACGCCGACCCTCGCATGGGGGAACACCGCGATTGGGGGACGCTCATCTTCAACTACGGACGCCGGGAGGTGGCGAATTTCCTCCTCTCGAGCGCCCTCTTCTGGCTGGACAAGTACCACATCGACGGCCTGCGGGTGGACGCCGTGGCGTCGATGCTCTACCTCGACTACTCCCGGAAACCGGGAGAGTGGATTCCGAACGTTCACGGTGGGAACGAGAACCTCGAGGCGATCGCCTTCATCAAGCGGATGAACGAACTGGTATACAAGCGGTACCCCGGCGCGATCACGGTGGCGGAGGAGTCGACCGCCTGGCCGGCCGTGTCGCGGCCGACGTACCTCGGGGGGCTCGGGTTCACCCTCAAGTGGAACATGGGATGGATGCACGACATGCTCTCCTTCATCGAGCAGGAACCGATCCACCGGAAATACCACTTCGGCCAGCTCACTTTCTCCCTGCTGTACGCCTTCCACGAAAACTTCGTCCTCCCCTTCTCCCACGACGAGGTGGTGCACCTGAAGCGCTCGCTGCTCGACAAAATGCCGGGGGACCTTTGGGGGAAGTTCGCCAATCTCCGACTCCTCTACGCCTACATGTACGCCCACCCGGGAAAGAAGCTCCTTTTCATGGGGGGGGAATTCGCCCAGTGGGAGGAGTGGAACCACGACCGGCCGCTCTCCTGGGAACTGCTGCGCTGGGACACCCACCAGGGAGTGCAGCGGTTCGTCCGCGACCTGAACCGCCTCTACCGGGATATCCCTGCGCTCCACGAGGTCGATTTCCGCCCCGAGGGGTTCGAGTGGATCGACTTCCGCGACGTGGACAACAGCGTCGTCTCGTTCCTGCGTCGGGGAAAGAACCCCGACGTCGCCGTGGTGTGCGTCTTCAACTTCACTCCGGTTCCTCGCGAGAAGTATCGCGTCGGCGTCCCCTGGGCCGGACGGTACCGCGAGGCGCTGAACAGCGACGCCGCCGCCTACGGCGGGAGCAACGCCGGAAACGGCGGCTCCGTCGCGGCGGAGAACGTCCCGTGGATGGGACACCCCCACTCCGTCTCTCTCACGCTTCCCCCGCTGGGGGCGATCTTCCTCCTGCCCGAGTCGTAA
- a CDS encoding YMGG-like glycine zipper-containing protein, whose protein sequence is MRKIVSLAAIAALVAPILAGCAAQNGGMREHQGAAIGAGTGAVGGAVVGGLLGGRRGAVAGGLLGALAGGLVGNYHDQQEKNLADTRRAYTEYTPAKGTRLKIERVRTTPTSAVPGDTVEIQLTYAVLTPREDVMVPVRENREILFNGVKVGEASVDIEREGGTWRSVVPITLPQNARPGNYRVVASVETRGGGKDIEEITFRVHR, encoded by the coding sequence ATGCGCAAGATCGTGAGCCTCGCGGCGATCGCCGCTCTGGTCGCGCCGATCCTGGCCGGGTGCGCCGCGCAAAACGGGGGTATGCGGGAGCACCAGGGGGCGGCGATCGGCGCCGGGACGGGGGCGGTGGGCGGAGCCGTCGTCGGGGGGCTGCTCGGCGGAAGGCGCGGCGCGGTCGCAGGCGGGCTGCTGGGGGCGCTCGCCGGAGGCCTGGTCGGCAACTACCACGACCAGCAGGAAAAAAACCTCGCGGATACGAGGCGCGCCTACACGGAGTACACCCCGGCCAAAGGTACGCGCCTCAAGATCGAGCGTGTGCGGACCACCCCCACCTCGGCCGTCCCGGGCGACACCGTGGAAATCCAGCTGACCTACGCCGTCCTCACCCCGCGGGAAGACGTGATGGTCCCCGTACGGGAGAACCGCGAGATCCTCTTCAACGGGGTCAAGGTGGGGGAAGCCTCGGTCGACATCGAGCGCGAGGGAGGCACCTGGCGTTCCGTCGTTCCCATCACGCTCCCCCAGAATGCCCGTCCGGGGAACTACCGCGTCGTCGCCTCGGTGGAGACGCGCGGAGGAGGCAAGGACATCGAGGAGATCACGTTCCGCGTGCACAGGTGA
- a CDS encoding metallophosphoesterase family protein, with amino-acid sequence MRRTALLIALLSTLLWTAHAFAWSFAVCGDSRDDRGGIFRQILAAVDNSDMEFLLHTGDMVNRESPGEWDAYREATASFRKPLRVVIGNHELYGGGKPGKFAERFGLPGTSWSFTHKDAHFAIVDNAKGTFADNTLAWLDRDLAAHPKGKGGITTLIVAMHVPPASEGIRPHGTASDYGERSAKLLSILKRHGVNAVLSGHEHMQYVEDWEGVLLLVSGGAGAPMVPFQKYGYYRIDVENGRVRESFLRVLPAGKTR; translated from the coding sequence ATGCGACGGACGGCTTTGCTCATCGCGCTCCTATCAACCCTTCTCTGGACGGCTCACGCCTTCGCCTGGTCGTTTGCTGTGTGCGGCGACAGCCGGGACGACAGGGGCGGGATCTTCCGGCAAATCCTCGCCGCCGTGGACAACTCCGACATGGAGTTCCTGCTCCACACGGGGGACATGGTCAACAGGGAATCGCCCGGCGAGTGGGATGCATATCGCGAGGCAACGGCATCGTTCCGCAAGCCGCTGCGCGTGGTGATCGGGAACCACGAACTCTACGGCGGAGGAAAACCCGGGAAGTTCGCGGAACGGTTCGGCCTCCCCGGAACCTCCTGGTCCTTCACTCACAAGGACGCCCACTTCGCGATCGTGGACAACGCGAAGGGGACGTTCGCGGACAACACCCTCGCGTGGCTCGACCGCGACCTCGCCGCCCACCCGAAGGGAAAGGGCGGGATCACGACCCTCATCGTGGCGATGCACGTCCCCCCGGCTTCGGAAGGGATCCGGCCCCACGGGACCGCGTCCGACTACGGGGAGCGGAGCGCGAAGCTTCTCTCGATCCTGAAGCGGCACGGGGTGAATGCCGTCCTGAGCGGTCATGAGCACATGCAATACGTGGAGGATTGGGAAGGCGTCCTGCTGCTGGTCTCCGGCGGCGCCGGGGCTCCGATGGTCCCGTTCCAGAAGTACGGCTACTACCGGATCGACGTCGAGAACGGCCGGGTGAGGGAGTCGTTCCTGCGCGTCCTGCCCGCAGGAAAAACTCGGTAA
- a CDS encoding glycosyltransferase family 39 protein — MSRRAVALFFLSVVIIFYSGLGTIPLLEPDEGRYAEIPREMLVRGDFVTPHLNGVAYLEKPPLFYWGNAVSFALFGESEFSARLFTATVSIAGVLLTYWMGAVLAGPRAGLFSAMVLCTSLYHYIIGRINTLDMTLAVAMIVAIFPAFLYLSGKRQSRRYLFLSYVGAALAFLAKGLIGIVFPAAILLLWMLLSKRHREIGKAISFPGLALFLVIALPWVILVQRANPDFLWFFFVREHFLRFTTKMHSRYQPFWFFLPIVIAGLLPWLAFARRAVRAAWDARGEYFLAEDRRFLFCWVLFIFLFFSFSNSKLITYAAPLFPPLAVLFGRALDLWADREDGSVRCRTPLAVAAILAAGIVMFPPFTRHVIEPSRWVPLCALPAALILAWGAVPLFVRRLSAERVVYLSFLLLALFLTSLNRPAAEYLGNYKSVKKLSSVLSASLREGDVVAQYQTYRQGLPFYTKRRCVLVNEVGELEFGADRAADRKEFFLNDAAFLALWNSPTRVFCVARSDTPDEFLGKFPGHRLLYRSDEGILIVNRF, encoded by the coding sequence TTGAGCCGTCGCGCCGTCGCCCTCTTCTTCCTCTCCGTCGTGATCATCTTCTACTCCGGCCTGGGAACCATCCCCCTCCTCGAGCCCGACGAGGGGCGGTACGCGGAGATTCCGAGGGAGATGCTCGTCCGGGGCGACTTCGTCACGCCTCACCTGAACGGTGTGGCGTACCTCGAGAAACCCCCGCTCTTCTACTGGGGGAACGCGGTCTCCTTCGCCCTCTTCGGCGAGAGCGAGTTCTCCGCGCGGCTCTTCACCGCCACCGTTTCGATCGCGGGGGTGCTCCTCACGTACTGGATGGGGGCGGTTCTCGCGGGTCCCCGGGCAGGCCTCTTCTCCGCCATGGTGCTTTGCACCTCCCTCTACCACTACATCATCGGGCGGATCAACACCCTCGACATGACGCTCGCCGTCGCGATGATCGTCGCGATCTTTCCCGCCTTCCTATATCTGTCGGGGAAGCGGCAGAGTCGAAGGTACCTGTTCCTCTCTTACGTGGGCGCCGCCCTCGCGTTCCTCGCGAAGGGGCTGATCGGGATCGTCTTCCCCGCGGCGATCCTCCTGCTCTGGATGCTGCTGTCGAAGCGTCACCGGGAGATCGGGAAGGCGATCTCCTTCCCCGGCCTCGCCCTGTTCCTCGTGATCGCCCTGCCGTGGGTGATCCTCGTTCAGCGGGCGAACCCGGATTTCCTCTGGTTCTTCTTCGTGCGGGAGCATTTCCTGCGGTTCACGACGAAGATGCACTCCCGGTACCAGCCGTTCTGGTTCTTCCTCCCGATCGTAATCGCGGGTCTTCTCCCGTGGCTGGCGTTCGCGCGCCGCGCCGTTCGCGCCGCGTGGGATGCGCGGGGGGAGTACTTCCTTGCGGAAGATCGCCGGTTCCTCTTCTGCTGGGTCCTCTTCATTTTCCTCTTCTTCTCCTTCTCCAACTCGAAGCTCATCACCTACGCGGCGCCGCTGTTCCCTCCGCTGGCCGTCCTCTTCGGGCGCGCTCTCGACCTGTGGGCCGACCGGGAGGACGGGAGCGTCCGCTGCCGGACTCCCCTCGCGGTGGCGGCGATTCTCGCCGCGGGGATCGTGATGTTCCCGCCATTCACACGGCATGTGATCGAGCCGTCCCGGTGGGTCCCGCTGTGCGCCCTCCCGGCGGCGCTGATCCTGGCGTGGGGTGCGGTGCCGCTCTTCGTCCGTCGACTGTCTGCGGAGCGGGTCGTATACCTGTCGTTCCTGCTCCTCGCCCTCTTCCTCACTTCGCTCAACCGTCCGGCGGCGGAATATCTGGGAAACTACAAGTCCGTGAAAAAGCTCTCCTCCGTCCTCTCCGCCTCTCTGCGAGAGGGCGACGTCGTGGCGCAGTACCAGACGTATCGCCAGGGGCTTCCCTTCTATACGAAGCGGCGCTGCGTTCTCGTGAACGAGGTGGGGGAGCTCGAGTTCGGGGCGGACAGGGCGGCGGACCGGAAAGAGTTCTTTCTCAACGACGCGGCGTTCCTCGCCCTGTGGAATTCGCCGACCCGCGTCTTCTGCGTGGCCCGCAGCGACACGCCTGACGAGTTTCTGGGGAAGTTCCCCGGCCACCGGTTGCTCTACCGGTCCGATGAGGGTATCCTCATCGTGAACCGGTTCTGA
- the nrfD gene encoding NrfD/PsrC family molybdoenzyme membrane anchor subunit yields MNPEFIRTLHDLLPQIQGFIYPNEIEIHWGLLIVVYPYITGVVAGAFILASLVKVFNVREVQPLYRLSLLTALAYLLVAPMALVAHLGHPERFYEILLTPQTSSAMAMFGFVYAWYLMAVLLLEIWFVHRTDMIAWAEQEKGVMRFIHRTLALYSRDTGDRSVAFDHKALKVITIVGIPSAFLLHGYVGFIFGSIKANPWWSSVLIPIVFLFSAIVSGIALVILLYMVLTPLTGGKISMRCVDKAVDFLFYAVIVDFSLEFVDFIHRVYQSEEEIKILSEMVMSKLFASLVIIQVLLGMLVPLLLISLTKIFKRRFSLNEDLRKMVYFIAVILIQMGIFATRWNVVIGGQMFSKSFRGLTTYKMEFAGIEGLLFAILLLALPIIILAVLTKILPPWKEMHGEGVSEGVEVAGS; encoded by the coding sequence ATGAATCCCGAATTCATACGCACCCTTCATGACCTGCTTCCCCAGATCCAAGGGTTCATCTATCCGAACGAGATCGAGATCCATTGGGGCCTGCTGATCGTCGTCTACCCCTACATCACCGGGGTCGTCGCTGGGGCGTTCATCCTCGCCTCGCTGGTGAAAGTGTTCAACGTGAGGGAGGTCCAGCCCCTGTACCGGCTCTCCCTCCTCACCGCGCTCGCGTACCTTCTCGTCGCGCCGATGGCCCTGGTCGCCCACCTCGGGCACCCGGAGCGGTTCTACGAGATCCTCCTGACGCCGCAGACCTCCTCCGCGATGGCGATGTTCGGGTTCGTCTACGCCTGGTACCTGATGGCCGTCCTCCTCCTCGAGATCTGGTTCGTCCACCGGACGGACATGATCGCGTGGGCGGAGCAGGAGAAGGGGGTGATGCGGTTCATCCACCGGACCCTGGCCCTGTATTCCCGCGACACGGGCGATCGTTCGGTCGCGTTCGACCACAAGGCGCTCAAGGTGATCACCATCGTCGGCATTCCGTCCGCCTTCCTCCTCCACGGGTACGTCGGGTTCATCTTCGGGTCGATCAAGGCGAATCCCTGGTGGAGCAGCGTGCTGATCCCGATCGTCTTCCTTTTCTCCGCCATCGTGTCCGGAATCGCGCTGGTGATCCTGCTCTACATGGTCCTCACGCCGCTGACGGGCGGGAAGATCAGCATGCGTTGCGTCGACAAGGCGGTCGACTTCCTTTTCTACGCCGTCATCGTCGACTTCTCTCTCGAGTTCGTCGATTTCATCCACCGGGTATACCAGAGCGAGGAGGAGATCAAGATCCTCTCCGAGATGGTGATGAGCAAGTTGTTCGCGAGCCTCGTCATCATCCAGGTCCTGCTGGGAATGCTGGTCCCCCTCCTGCTCATCTCCCTCACCAAGATCTTCAAGAGGCGCTTCAGCCTGAACGAGGACCTGCGGAAGATGGTCTACTTCATCGCCGTGATCCTCATCCAGATGGGGATCTTCGCCACGCGGTGGAACGTGGTCATCGGGGGCCAGATGTTCTCGAAGAGCTTCCGCGGGCTCACCACGTATAAGATGGAGTTCGCGGGGATCGAGGGGCTTCTCTTCGCGATCCTGCTGCTCGCCCTTCCGATCATCATCCTCGCGGTCCTCACGAAGATCCTCCCGCCGTGGAAAGAGATGCACGGGGAGGGGGTCTCCGAAGGCGTGGAGGTCGCGGGCTCCTGA
- a CDS encoding MFS transporter has product MFRPRSGAVASTFRGLRHRNFRLWFFGQLTSLVGTWMQTIAQNWLVYQLTGSARDLGLVNFVGAIPLVPLTLYAGSIADRFEKRKVIFWCQAAMMALAFLLAALCWTETVRFWHVLLLAFLLGAVQALDTPARQAFVVELVGKEDLSNAIALNSGAFHAARVIGPAAAGALIAVSGVAGAFFINGWSFLAVLLGLILMDVELIRRTGGGHESAKDLLGGVRYLQKERLPRAVVVLISLSALFAMPYHVLIPIYAREIFGRGAGGYGVLMSAAGVGAVLGSLYSASHRVGSRKGAAVTTGSLTFPFLLLAFAFCRSYPAAILLLVGVGFAFVLQNAPANSLLQELVPDHLRGRVMAIYVSLMLGLLRMGSLLLGGVATMTSAPIALAALAVAGLLVGLWVRFRYPELRRAA; this is encoded by the coding sequence ATGTTTCGGCCAAGGAGCGGCGCGGTCGCCTCGACGTTCCGGGGGCTGCGTCACCGCAACTTCCGTCTCTGGTTCTTCGGCCAGCTCACCTCCCTGGTGGGCACCTGGATGCAGACGATCGCCCAGAACTGGCTCGTGTATCAGCTCACCGGCTCCGCGCGGGACCTCGGGCTCGTGAACTTCGTCGGGGCGATTCCCCTCGTCCCCCTCACCCTCTACGCCGGGTCAATCGCGGACCGCTTCGAGAAGCGCAAGGTGATCTTCTGGTGCCAGGCCGCGATGATGGCCCTCGCGTTCCTGCTCGCCGCCCTCTGCTGGACGGAGACGGTGCGCTTCTGGCACGTCCTCCTCCTCGCGTTCCTCCTCGGGGCCGTGCAAGCGCTGGACACCCCTGCCCGGCAGGCCTTCGTCGTGGAATTGGTGGGGAAGGAGGACTTGTCGAACGCCATCGCCCTCAACTCCGGGGCATTCCACGCCGCGCGCGTCATCGGCCCCGCGGCGGCCGGGGCGCTCATCGCCGTCTCGGGCGTCGCCGGCGCCTTTTTTATCAACGGATGGAGTTTTCTCGCCGTCCTCCTCGGCCTGATCCTGATGGACGTGGAGCTCATCCGCCGCACCGGAGGAGGGCACGAATCCGCGAAGGACCTTCTCGGCGGAGTGCGGTACCTCCAGAAGGAGCGCCTGCCGCGGGCCGTCGTCGTCCTCATCTCCCTGTCGGCGCTTTTTGCCATGCCGTACCACGTATTGATTCCCATCTACGCGCGGGAGATCTTCGGCCGGGGGGCCGGTGGGTATGGGGTTCTCATGTCCGCGGCGGGGGTCGGGGCGGTCCTAGGGTCGCTCTACTCCGCGTCGCACCGCGTCGGCTCGCGGAAGGGGGCGGCGGTTACGACGGGGAGCCTGACATTCCCCTTCCTGCTGCTGGCGTTCGCCTTCTGCCGGAGCTACCCCGCCGCCATCCTGCTCCTGGTCGGTGTCGGGTTCGCGTTCGTGCTGCAGAACGCCCCCGCGAACTCCCTCCTGCAGGAGCTGGTGCCGGACCACCTGCGCGGGCGGGTGATGGCGATCTACGTCTCCCTCATGCTCGGCCTCCTGAGGATGGGGAGCCTTCTTCTCGGGGGGGTGGCCACAATGACCTCCGCCCCCATCGCCCTCGCCGCCCTCGCCGTCGCGGGCCTGCTCGTCGGCCTTTGGGTCCGCTTCCGGTACCCGGAGCTCCGCCGCGCCGCGTAA
- a CDS encoding aminotransferase class I/II-fold pyridoxal phosphate-dependent enzyme, whose protein sequence is MRDDFLPLSRPALGEEEVAAVAESLRSGWITSGPRVAELEGIFREATGAPHAVAVTSATAGLHIVLSALGIGPGDEVATPSMTFASTVNQIVLRGATPVFADVDYGTLQVRPDALAARITSRTKAVIPVHFAGAPADLDPIRAAADRAGIPVIEDAAHAVGTVYKGVPAGGPPRPDTPGNIAIFSFHPIKNITTAEGGMVTCYDDAFAARLRLLRFHGIERDAWQRYGKGGTPHYDIREPGYKYNLTDLHAAVGVVQMRKVAGLNARRAELARRYFAGLSRVPGIDLPQAVPYAHSHSWHLFIVKVTGMDRDGFIGALAERNVGVGLHFPPCHLLSYVRERFGTREGDLPDTERAGKGIVSLPLFPGMSDADVDYVCEAIRESVQGVRR, encoded by the coding sequence ATCCGCGACGATTTCCTGCCGTTGTCCCGTCCCGCCCTGGGCGAGGAGGAGGTGGCGGCGGTCGCGGAGTCGCTGCGATCAGGCTGGATCACGAGCGGGCCGAGAGTCGCGGAGCTGGAAGGGATCTTCCGTGAGGCCACCGGGGCACCGCACGCCGTCGCGGTCACCTCCGCCACCGCGGGGCTCCACATCGTCCTCTCGGCCCTGGGGATCGGTCCGGGGGACGAGGTGGCCACCCCCTCGATGACGTTCGCCTCCACCGTCAACCAGATCGTCCTTCGCGGGGCGACGCCCGTCTTCGCCGACGTCGACTACGGGACCCTCCAGGTGCGGCCCGACGCGCTCGCGGCGAGGATCACCTCCCGAACGAAGGCGGTGATCCCCGTCCATTTCGCGGGCGCGCCCGCCGACCTCGACCCGATCCGCGCGGCGGCCGACCGCGCCGGGATCCCTGTGATCGAGGATGCAGCGCACGCCGTGGGTACCGTGTACAAGGGCGTCCCCGCCGGCGGCCCTCCGCGTCCGGACACCCCGGGGAACATCGCGATCTTCTCCTTCCATCCGATCAAGAACATCACGACGGCCGAGGGGGGGATGGTCACCTGTTACGACGACGCCTTCGCCGCCCGCCTTCGGCTTCTCCGGTTCCACGGGATCGAGCGGGACGCATGGCAGCGGTACGGAAAGGGGGGCACCCCGCACTACGACATCCGGGAGCCGGGGTACAAGTACAACCTGACCGATCTCCACGCGGCCGTCGGGGTGGTCCAGATGCGCAAGGTCGCGGGGCTGAACGCCCGGCGGGCAGAGCTCGCCCGCCGTTACTTCGCCGGGCTCTCCCGCGTTCCCGGAATCGATCTCCCGCAGGCCGTCCCGTACGCGCACTCCCACTCCTGGCATCTGTTCATCGTGAAGGTTACGGGGATGGACCGGGACGGGTTCATCGGCGCACTTGCGGAACGCAACGTCGGAGTGGGGCTCCACTTCCCCCCGTGCCATCTTCTCTCGTACGTAAGGGAACGGTTCGGGACGCGGGAGGGCGACCTGCCCGACACAGAGCGTGCGGGGAAGGGGATCGTCTCGCTCCCCTTGTTCCCGGGGATGTCCGACGCCGATGTCGATTACGTCTGTGAGGCGATCCGGGAGTCCGTTCAGGGGGTACGCCGATGA
- a CDS encoding MBL fold metallo-hydrolase: protein MGFHVTPLRSGSSGNLTLVEHAGTVLLVDAGLPSQRGLVAALSEADRGWDDVDALLVSHLHSDHVNGSAVGCCARFEIPIHLHRKNLDGFSKKILSRSPGSCPVRPFTDGESFSIGTIGVEPFRVPHDALGVTCGFALTSASREVRVSMATDLGQNENGLFERFLDSDLILIEANYDEEMLNRSPRLDRGRVGSNVGHFSNTQAGKFLVRVLQESRKTPQAVVLCHLSADHNTPELARRTVREILSGHRFGDVPVHAARREGPSRKFTV from the coding sequence GTGGGATTCCACGTCACCCCGCTGCGCAGCGGAAGCTCCGGGAACCTGACGCTCGTGGAGCATGCGGGGACGGTCCTGCTGGTCGACGCGGGGTTGCCGTCCCAACGAGGTCTCGTAGCCGCCCTCTCGGAGGCCGACCGCGGGTGGGACGACGTGGACGCGCTGCTGGTCTCCCACCTCCACAGCGACCATGTGAACGGCTCCGCGGTGGGATGCTGCGCCCGGTTCGAGATTCCGATCCACCTCCATCGGAAAAACCTGGACGGCTTCTCGAAGAAGATCCTCTCCCGGTCCCCCGGTTCCTGCCCTGTCCGGCCCTTCACGGATGGCGAGTCCTTCTCCATCGGGACGATCGGAGTCGAGCCGTTCCGCGTTCCCCACGACGCGCTGGGGGTCACCTGCGGTTTCGCCCTCACCTCGGCCTCCCGGGAGGTCCGCGTGTCGATGGCGACCGACCTCGGCCAGAACGAGAACGGCCTCTTCGAGCGGTTCCTCGACAGCGACCTGATCCTGATCGAGGCGAACTACGACGAAGAGATGCTGAACCGGAGCCCACGGCTCGACCGGGGGCGTGTGGGGTCGAACGTGGGACACTTCTCGAACACCCAGGCCGGGAAGTTCCTGGTACGGGTTCTCCAGGAGAGCCGGAAGACGCCCCAAGCCGTCGTCCTGTGCCACTTGAGCGCGGATCACAACACTCCGGAACTGGCCCGCCGCACCGTGCGGGAGATCCTCTCCGGACACCGATTCGGCGACGTTCCGGTCCATGCTGCCCGCAGGGAAGGACCGTCGCGGAAGTTCACCGTCTGA
- a CDS encoding cytochrome P460 family protein, protein MRHHATMVVALLTAAGFLFSALPAATAADIVAAPTGVTIPKGYRNWQVIAPSQRDDNDEIRVILGNNIAMKAFRANTLPFPDGTILAKLAYKRVKSEEFPKTFIPGVAPRIEFMVKNSKKYASTGGWGFGRFIEGKPADEQVHATCFPCHQANVKNHDFVFTRYAP, encoded by the coding sequence ATGCGCCACCACGCCACAATGGTCGTCGCTCTCCTCACCGCTGCGGGTTTTCTTTTTTCCGCACTCCCCGCCGCCACCGCCGCGGATATCGTTGCCGCGCCGACCGGGGTGACGATCCCGAAGGGGTACCGCAACTGGCAGGTCATCGCCCCCTCCCAGCGCGACGACAACGATGAGATCCGGGTGATCCTCGGGAACAACATTGCCATGAAAGCCTTCCGGGCGAACACGCTCCCATTTCCGGACGGCACGATCCTCGCGAAATTGGCATATAAGCGCGTAAAGTCCGAGGAGTTCCCCAAGACCTTCATACCGGGGGTGGCGCCGCGGATCGAGTTCATGGTCAAGAATTCGAAGAAATACGCGTCCACCGGCGGATGGGGGTTCGGCCGCTTCATCGAAGGCAAACCCGCGGACGAGCAGGTGCACGCCACGTGTTTCCCGTGCCACCAGGCAAATGTCAAGAATCACGACTTCGTCTTCACAAGATACGCGCCGTAA